The Nerophis ophidion isolate RoL-2023_Sa linkage group LG24, RoL_Noph_v1.0, whole genome shotgun sequence genome includes a region encoding these proteins:
- the fam110c gene encoding protein FAM110C: MESPSDPSKILEKGPEYLRKQMELESEVKGPMSAVERLAASKLKYVKSQLVVRSTQEPVISLGSASVSSMGSSNWSSRQFQESPKQSSSPGNVRRSSSKKRPDSLLLYRQKCELLRGAGNDRKHHITRKLLLNAARVRITLPETAEKECGSDGDGEKVNPPEEYSSSATTSTLERRKNVVEQATKCRDPGQQEALGGVNKSANRLNVPIRRSKGVARSRSDISSRYSKNFADFDAFFKYCGLDGEVIESLGKENFSARSDEIAMKLRSISVSTSDDGFSRNSHDSDGLQEDVLRKKIRQGTSVIERNARIIKWLYSCKNAAESGKKLRDLD; the protein is encoded by the coding sequence ATGGAATCACCTAGTGACCCCTCAAAAATCCTGGAGAAGGGTCCAGAGTACCTTCGAAAGCAGATGGAACTGGAGAGTGAGGTGAAGGGACCGATGAGTGCTGTTGAGAGACTTGCTGCGAGCAAACTCAAATATGTGAAGAGTCAGCTGGTGGTCAGATCGACTCAAGAACCGGTCATCAGCCTGGGATCTGCATCCGTTAGCAGCATGGGATCCTCTAACTGGAGCTCCAGGCAATTCCAGGAATCACCAAAACAAAGCTCCTCACCGGGTAATGTAAGACGTTCCAGCTCCAAAAAGCGCCCCGACTCCCTTTTGCTTTACAGACAGAAATGTGAACTATTAAGAGGGGCTGGAAATGACCGCAAACATCACATAACACGGAAACTTCTTCTTAACGCCGCCAGGGTAAGAATTACCTTACCTGAGACAGCAGAAAAAGAGTGCGGTAGTGACGGCGACGGGGAAAAGGTCAACCCACCGGAGGAATATAGCTCAAGTGCAACAACCTCGACCCTTGAGAGGAGGAAGAATGTAGTAGAACAGGCCACCAAATGCAGGGATCCCGGGCAACAAGAAGCTTTAGGTGGTGTGAACAAATCTGCTAACCGGCTGAATGTTCCTATCAGGAGGAGCAAAGGTGTCGCTCGATCCCGCTCGGACATCAGCTCCAGGTACTCCAAGAATTTTGCAGACTTCGACGCCTTCTTCAAGTACTGCGGCCTGGACGGGGAGGTCATCGAGTCGCTGGGAAAGGAGAACTTTTCGGCCCGCTCGGACGAGATCGCGATGAAACTGCGAAGCATCAGCGTGTCCACGTCGGACGACGGCTTCTCCAGGAACAGCCACGACAGCGACGGGCTACAGGAGGACGTGTTACGCAAAAAGATCCGACAGGGGACATCCGTCATCGAGCGGAATGCACGCATTATCAAGTGGCTATACAGCTGCAAAAATGCTGCAGAGAGCGGCAAAAAGTTGAGGGATCTTGACTAA